The following are from one region of the Candidatus Hydrogenedentota bacterium genome:
- a CDS encoding TlpA family protein disulfide reductase, giving the protein MTFADSLRHVGLGIMVCAAAIVPALTMGRRAAVSPLRVGDVAPQPCLSDWLQGIPIDFDAPHGVTVLVFWGTYCPPCRDAMPVLSRAQERYAKDGVRVVCVGHESREKTAAYLGRFSPPLRQSFALDSGWITSRLYLEGLDVFGIPLAVVVAPDGTIAWHGDPLDEGLIAAIQGSLDSSSARKLQIRLR; this is encoded by the coding sequence ATGACGTTTGCTGACTCGCTACGCCACGTTGGTCTGGGGATAATGGTTTGCGCCGCCGCAATCGTACCGGCGCTTACAATGGGCAGACGCGCCGCCGTCAGTCCGTTGCGCGTCGGCGATGTTGCGCCGCAACCGTGCCTATCCGACTGGTTGCAGGGAATCCCGATCGACTTCGACGCGCCGCATGGCGTTACCGTACTCGTCTTCTGGGGAACGTACTGCCCACCATGTCGCGACGCAATGCCGGTCCTGTCGCGCGCACAGGAGCGGTACGCGAAGGACGGCGTGCGCGTCGTGTGCGTGGGCCACGAATCGCGCGAGAAGACCGCCGCGTACCTCGGGCGGTTTTCGCCGCCGCTTCGGCAGTCGTTTGCCCTCGACAGCGGTTGGATTACCAGCAGGCTGTATCTCGAGGGGCTGGACGTTTTCGGTATTCCGCTCGCGGTCGTCGTCGCTCCGGACGGGACCATTGCTTGGCACGGCGACCCGCTGGACGAAGGCCTAATCGCGGCTATCCAGGGATCACTCGACAGTTCGAGCGCGCGAAAACTCCAGATTCGATTACGCTGA